Proteins found in one Bacillus subtilis subsp. subtilis str. 168 genomic segment:
- the mraZ gene encoding inhibitor of RsmH and transcriptional regulator (Evidence 2a: Function from experimental evidences in other organisms; PubMedId: 10572301, 15939023, 16511046, 24659771, 22720735; Product type r: regulator), with amino-acid sequence MFMGEYQHTIDAKGRMIVPAKFREGLGEQFVLTRGLDQCLFGYPMHEWKQIEEKLKALPLTKKDARAFTRFFFSGATECELDKQGRVNIASSLLNYAKLEKECVVIGVSNRIELWSKVIWEQYTEEQEDSFAEIAENMIGFDI; translated from the coding sequence ATGTTTATGGGTGAATATCAGCATACCATCGATGCGAAAGGCCGCATGATCGTACCCGCTAAATTCAGAGAAGGCCTAGGTGAGCAATTTGTGCTGACTAGAGGACTTGACCAATGTCTCTTCGGCTACCCTATGCACGAATGGAAACAAATTGAAGAAAAACTAAAAGCTCTTCCTCTCACAAAGAAAGATGCCCGCGCGTTTACCCGTTTCTTCTTTTCAGGGGCGACTGAATGCGAACTGGATAAGCAAGGCAGGGTAAATATCGCATCATCTCTATTGAATTACGCCAAACTGGAAAAAGAATGTGTTGTTATCGGGGTTTCTAATCGAATTGAATTGTGGAGTAAAGTAATTTGGGAACAATACACAGAAGAGCAAGAAGATTCATTTGCTGAAATTGCTGAAAACATGATTGGGTTTGATATATAA